Below is a genomic region from Anaerolineae bacterium.
CGGGAGCGTTTGCGCACCACCCGCTGGGCCATGGTCACATTTTCCAGGGCGGTGAGGTGCGGAAAGAGGTTAAATTGCTGAAACACTATGCCCACTTCCCGGCGCACGGCGTTGATGTCTTTGGTTTTTTTGCTCAAATGGATGCCGTCAACCCACACGTCGCCGGCGGTGGGCATTTCCAGGTAATTGATACAACGCAGCAGGGTAGACTTGCCGGAGCCGCTAGGCCCGATGATGACCACCACTTCCCCCACCTGGATTTCCAGGCTGACATTATTAACGGCTTCCACATGCCCAAAGTGCTTATCAAGATTTTTAATCAGAATCATCGCGTCTTGATTACTCATCGGTTTTTAACCTCACTTCCATCGCCTTAACGGCCAGCGATAACAAAATGGTCATTGACAGGTATAAATAGGCAACCATGTTGTATGTTTTCAGGTATTGGAAAGAACTGGCGGAATAAAGCCTGCCCAACTGGGTGATGTCCTGGACGCCCAGGGCCGAAACCAGGGATGATTCCTTGAGCATGGCAATAAAATCGTTGCCTAAAGGGGGCAAAACGCGCCGCACCGCCTGGGGCAAAATGATGTAACGCATGGACTGAAAGTAGTTCATGCCCAAAGAGCGGGCGGCTTCCATCTGGCCCCGGCCAATGGACTCAATGCCGGCCCGGAAAATTTCGGCGGAAAAGGCCCCGTAACTAAAAGCCAGGGCCATAATAGCCCTGGCTTCAAAACCAACCTCCAACCCGGCCCGGCGGTCCCCCAATTTGGCCAGAATATTGTCTGCGGCCAGGATATTGCTTTCGGCCAGAAACGCGCCTACAGTATTGATCAGGGTAATAATGGCGGGGATAAACACAAAGGCCACATACAAAATGGTGACCAAAATAGGCAAACCGCGCATCACTTGCACGTATAAGGTGGCCGCATTATAAATGATTGGGTTTTTTGAAACCCGGCCCAGGCCGGCCAATAACCCAAGCGTAATGGCAATGGCATAAGCAATTAAGGTGACGCGCAGGGTCACCAGCAGGCCGGTCTTGAGGAAATCAAAAATGGCGCGATAGGTTTGGTCGTGAGAAGCATAAAAAGCAAAAAGTATGCCTCCCAGAAAAATAACCAATAGCCACCAGGGCAGGTCGGCCAGGGTATCAATGAGGCGTCCCTGTACGGCCGGAGGGCGAGGTTTGGTTGTTTGGTTCATGGGGTTTTCCATTCTTTAGCTGGCGTTGTGTTGATTGGCTAAACGATGCGCAGGGGTATCCCCCCTGCGCATCGTTCAATATTATCATTTTTTTCTTGTGCCCAAACTGGGTTTAGGCCTAAACAAGTTTGGGAACAGAAAAGTACTTACTGTACGCCTGTTTCAAATACCTGACCTGCTGTAACTGTTATTTCAAAAGCTGTGTTACCATTCGCATCCGTAATGTAAAATCCTCCACCGGGTGAGTGGCCTTTCCAGGTGTATGTTCCGGGGTCAAGGACAAGCTGACCAACTTGGCCTGCAGGAACTTGTAACAATTGAGGACCAACATCAACGTTAAAATCTTCACTGCTGTTGTTATAGAAAACAAAGAGCGCCTTACCTTCCGGCGCAGTGAATCCGGTGTCTGCGGCTGGCTCCGGGGTGGCCGTTGGTTCTGGAGCCGGGGTAGCGGTAGGCGGCGCCGGAGTTGGTTCTTCGGTGGCTTCAGCTTCTACCTCTTCTTCAGCGTAAGCGCCTGCGCCGACGTCATCGTAGGTGAGGGTGAACTGGTCGGAGAAGTATTTGTCGGCCAGTTGGTCCAAA
It encodes:
- a CDS encoding amino acid ABC transporter permease, whose translation is MNQTTKPRPPAVQGRLIDTLADLPWWLLVIFLGGILFAFYASHDQTYRAIFDFLKTGLLVTLRVTLIAYAIAITLGLLAGLGRVSKNPIIYNAATLYVQVMRGLPILVTILYVAFVFIPAIITLINTVGAFLAESNILAADNILAKLGDRRAGLEVGFEARAIMALAFSYGAFSAEIFRAGIESIGRGQMEAARSLGMNYFQSMRYIILPQAVRRVLPPLGNDFIAMLKESSLVSALGVQDITQLGRLYSASSFQYLKTYNMVAYLYLSMTILLSLAVKAMEVRLKTDE